A stretch of the Capsicum annuum cultivar UCD-10X-F1 chromosome 10, UCD10Xv1.1, whole genome shotgun sequence genome encodes the following:
- the LOC107844635 gene encoding LOW QUALITY PROTEIN: secoisolariciresinol dehydrogenase-like (The sequence of the model RefSeq protein was modified relative to this genomic sequence to represent the inferred CDS: deleted 1 base in 1 codon), whose protein sequence is MASASFLSTIGRRLEGKVAMVTGGASGIGEAIAKLFYEHGAKVVVADVQDELGNSVCKDLGGSSNSIFIHCDVTNEDHVQEAVDRTITTFGKLDIMICNAGISDETKPRIIDNTKADFERVLRFNVTGVFLSMKHAARVMVPMHSGCIISTSSVSSRIGAAASHAYCSSKHAVLGLTKNLAVELGQFGIRVNCLSPYAMVTPMAYMKVIGLENEELDKAMSATGNLKGATLRVDDVAKAAQFLASDDAQYISGHNLFIDGGFTVCNPGLGMFKHPEC, encoded by the exons ATGGCTTCTGCTTCATTCCTTTCAACAATCGGCA GAAGGTTAGAGGGGAAAGTAGCAATGGTAACTGGAGGAGCTAGTGGCATTGGTGAAGCAATTGCGAAGCTCTTCTATGAACATGGAGCCAAAGTGGTCGTTGCCGATGTCCAAGATGAACTTGGCAACTCAGTTTGCAAAGACCTTGGAGGCTCATCCAACTCCATTTTCATCCATTGCGACGTCACAAATGAAGACCACGTCCAAGAAGCTGTCGACAGAACCATTACAACATTTGGAAAACTCGACATCATGATCTGCAATGCTGGCATATCTGACGAGACCAAGCCAAGAATCATCGACAACACCAAAGCAGATTTCGAGCGGGTCCTCAGGTTCAATGTGACAGGAGTTTTCTTGAGCATGAAGCATGCCGCTCGCGTCATGGTCCCCATGCACAGCGGATGCATCATCTCCACCTCCAGTGTAAGCTCCAGAATCGGAGCTGCAGCATCGCATGCATACTGCAGCTCCAAACACGCCGTGTTGGGGCTTACCAAGAACCTGGCGGTGGAGCTTGGGCAATTTGGTATACGGGTGAATTGCTTGTCACCCTACGCGATGGTCACGCCAATGGCG TATATGAAGGTCATTGGGCTCGAAAATGAAGAACTTGATAAGGCGATGAGTGCGACTGGGAACCTTAAAGGAGCAACTCTGAGAGTGGATGATGTTGCAAAAGCAGCACAATTCTTGGCAAGTGATGATGCTCAGTATATCAGTGGGCACAATTTGTTCATTGATGGGGGATTCACTGTGTGTAATCCTGGACTTGGCATGTTTAAGCATCCAGAATGTTGA